Below is a window of Methylosinus sp. PW1 DNA.
GCTACACGAACAGCGACGCGATCGTCCTCAAGAGCAATGTCACCGGCACGGGCGCCATTCTCGGCAAGCGCTGGCCGGGAGTTCCGCGCCACGCCGGCAATCTCTGGGTGAAATACGACACGGCGCCGGGCGCCAAGGAGGGCTTCGCCTTCGGGGCCGGCTTCTACGCCAATGGCGAGCGGCAGGGAAACGCCACCAATTCCTGGCAGCTTCCCGCCTATGTGCGCTTCGACGCCATGGTCGGCTATCGCTTATTGTTCCAGAATGTGCCGATCGAAGCCCAGCTCAATGTCGTGAATATCGCCGACGCGAAATATTTCGAGAGCAGCGACGGCGGACTCAACGCCGCCTACGGCGCGCCGCGCACTTTCGTCGGCTCGCTGAAAGTGAAATTCTAGCGAACCGAGACGCGCCGGCGGCCGAGGGTGGCGGCCCACGAGCCGCCGGCGTGTCGAATTCATCAGGAGGCCATACAATGATCCGTTCTTTTTTCGTCTTTCTGCATCGCTGGATCGGTCTGGCGATGACTGGATTTCTCGTCGTCGTCGCCCTCAGCGGCAGCCTGCTCGCCTTCAACACCGAGCTCGAGCGCGTCTTCGCGCCGCAGCTCTTCGCTGAGCCGCGCGCGGGCGTTCCGCCGCTCGACCTCGCCGCTCTCGCGCAGAGCGCGCAGGGAATCGTCCTCGACCGGCGCGTCGCGAGCGTGCTCTATGCGGAGCCCGATCAGATCCTCGTCAGCTTCGCCCGGCCCATGGATCCGGCGACCGGCAAGCCCGGCGAGGTCACGGGCTTCGATCAATTGTTTCTCGATCCCTGGACCGGAAAAGAGCTCGGCCGCCGCATGCGCGGCGACATTTCCGAAGGGCTCGTCAATCTCATGCCCTTCATCTACAAACTGCATTGGACCTTGGTTCTCGGACCCCTCGGCGCGTTCACGCTCGGCATAGTGGCCATCGCGTGGTCGATCGATTGTTTCGTCGGCTTCTATCTCACTTTGCCCAATTCGCTCGGCGGCTTTTTCCGGCGCTGGAAGACGGCGTGGCTGGTGAAATGGCGCGGCGGCGCCTATCGCGTCAATCTCGACCTGCATCGCGCGAGCGGCCTGTGGCTGTGGCCGATGCTCTTCGTCTTCGCCTGGTCGAGCGTGCTGTTCAATATGAAGCCGGTCTATTTCTGGGTCACAGAGAGGGTCTTCGATTATCAATCGCCGATGGCCCTCATGAAGGACATGATGGCGCGCCGCCCCAATGACGCGCCCGCGCTCGACTGGCGCGCGGCGCAGGCCATTGGCGAGCGCCTCGCCGCCGAGCTCGCCGAGCAGCGCGGCTTCAAGGTCGTCGCGCCGCTCAGCCTCGGCTATAGCCCCATGGGCGGGCTCTACAGCTATCAAATCCGCACCGACCGCGACGTTTTCGAGCGCTCGCCCAAGGGCGGCAGCACATCGATCTTCTTCGATGGCGATGACGGATCGCTCGTTCGGCTGCATCTGCCGACGGGCGAGCATGTCGGCAATACGGTCGAGAGCTGGCTCTATGCGCTGCATATGACGCGCGTGTTCGGCCGGCCGTTCCAGATCTTCGTCTGCGCGCTCGGCCTCTTCGTCACGCTGCTCTCCGTCACCGGCGTCTACATATGGTGGAAGAAGCGGCGCGCGCGAAAGCTTTCCACGAATCACTCGACCGCACGCTCCACCGGGGAGGAGCCGCGGCTCGAAGCCGACGCGCGTACGCGAGCCGCGACAGGCCATTCACGATAACGAATGGAGGAATCTGTTCCATTGTTTTTCTTCGCCAATTGCTCATTGACGCGCCGCGCTCGTTCCGAGCCCGCGCGCCTCACCCATGGCGCATCGCTCGTCTCTCTCCCTCGTGATCCTGTCGTTGAATTGTGAGGAATGCGATCGACGAAGCAGCGACCGCCGACGCTTGCCGAACGACCGGACCATCGCCGGCTTCGGCGTCGGCGAAATCGCGCCGCCGTCGAGGTCGCGATGAGCATCTCCATGCGCCCCGCGTCGTGACGAACCAAACATGCTCCTGCCGTTCACGGCGCGTCGATCTCGCAAACGCGATCGGTTGTTGATCGGCCGCGGAACATGATGGCTTTGCCGCTGGCGTCGACCATGTGGAAGAGGCCTTGATCGGCGAGGAAATACCAGGCGGTCGTCGGCGCGCCGGCGAACTCGCGCGTCGGATCGCCGGCTGTCACGCGGTCGAGCCGCTGGCCCGCCTTGGCGACCAGGGCGCGAATGAGCTTCATGTAGCGGGGCGCGGCGGCCTGGGCTGCGGCGATACGCGCGGCGCGATCGGGAAGCTGCTCGCCGCGCCGCCGGACTTCCGCCGATATGCGCTCCGCGCCTGCCGGCGCGAGGGCAGGATGCGCGCGAAGCCACGCGCGGTTGAGACCACGCAGATCCTCTGTCTTGTCCAAACCGAAAAAGCGCTCGTCTATCGCTTCGAGCGCGGCGCGTTCGGCGCTCTTGCCGTAATCATAGATCGTCGTCGCGAGGAATTTCGTCAGCCGCGCCCTGCCCAGTGAATCGACGAGGCGGCCCCCTTCGTCGAACAGCGAGAGATGCTTTTTCGCTCCGATCGCCGCCAGGCCTTCGCGGATCAGCCGCACCGAATCGACATGCCAGCGCGAATTGAGGACGAATTGCGGGAAGCCGCCATTCTCCATCTGCGCCAGATAATAATCGACCTCATAGCTGCGCAGCGCCTCCTGTGACATTTCGTCGAAGCGAATATGTTGCGCCAACAGATCGTTGAGGAAGTCGATATTGGCCTGGACGATGTCATAGTCCGGATCGGTGGAGTCGACCGCGCTCTGGTCGACGACGATTGCGTTTTTGCGCGCGGGAATTGCGCAGGCGCGTGACTCGCCTACGATCCGATCGGATCGGAGAAAATCTAGATTCTTCGATCGAATTCTCGCCGACCAGACGATGCCGCCGGA
It encodes the following:
- a CDS encoding PepSY domain-containing protein, with the protein product MIRSFFVFLHRWIGLAMTGFLVVVALSGSLLAFNTELERVFAPQLFAEPRAGVPPLDLAALAQSAQGIVLDRRVASVLYAEPDQILVSFARPMDPATGKPGEVTGFDQLFLDPWTGKELGRRMRGDISEGLVNLMPFIYKLHWTLVLGPLGAFTLGIVAIAWSIDCFVGFYLTLPNSLGGFFRRWKTAWLVKWRGGAYRVNLDLHRASGLWLWPMLFVFAWSSVLFNMKPVYFWVTERVFDYQSPMALMKDMMARRPNDAPALDWRAAQAIGERLAAELAEQRGFKVVAPLSLGYSPMGGLYSYQIRTDRDVFERSPKGGSTSIFFDGDDGSLVRLHLPTGEHVGNTVESWLYALHMTRVFGRPFQIFVCALGLFVTLLSVTGVYIWWKKRRARKLSTNHSTARSTGEEPRLEADARTRAATGHSR
- a CDS encoding DUF4375 domain-containing protein; the encoded protein is MAQHIRFDEMSQEALRSYEVDYYLAQMENGGFPQFVLNSRWHVDSVRLIREGLAAIGAKKHLSLFDEGGRLVDSLGRARLTKFLATTIYDYGKSAERAALEAIDERFFGLDKTEDLRGLNRAWLRAHPALAPAGAERISAEVRRRGEQLPDRAARIAAAQAAAPRYMKLIRALVAKAGQRLDRVTAGDPTREFAGAPTTAWYFLADQGLFHMVDASGKAIMFRGRSTTDRVCEIDAP